ggcggtttggttcgatttttatcaaaaccgaatcaaaccaactATATTGATTTGCACGTTCCAAATTTTGTCAatcttttatgtaatttttttttgggcataaaatattactatgttacatatttatggaacataactatagtttttaataattaagtttagtagctataatattatatttttacaactTATAGCTGTCCACTTTTTTTAACCACTCCCCACATCCCTATTTTTTAGCTACACACGTTTCTTCTCTCATTCTTCTATTTTCCTAAATTTACTTTTAGCTCCCAATCTCCCTAATTTCGTGCTTTTCAAATCGATTACTCGATTTGGTTCACTTCCTTTTTTTACTTCCgtattaactactcattaatttcaaccTTTAGAGTCCCAATTCAACTCTATTACCTAAAATATgtaagattttcttttattttttgcctAAAACATAGAAGACTAAAAGTTATCAtcccatcatcatcatcaccattccGTGGCGATGTTGTGCCAAAGGACGTGAATGCCGCCGTGGCTACCATCAAGACTAAGCGCACCATCCAATTTGTTGATTCCGGTGCCCTACCGGATTCAAGTGTGGTATCAACTTATGCCACCAACCGTTGTTCCTAGAGGTGATCTTGCCAAGGtgcaaatatatgtatttgtatgatttatgttgggttgtattttccttttgttaattgttaaacGCATTTTAGCTACATCCTTCGCTATTTTGTATTTCAAAGGTGTCTTGTGTTGAAATATGACACCGTCCCTCAAGGCTATGAAAGTTTAAGCGTAATATGTTTGTGTGGTTACCATTAAAAAAATGCCATTCTCTTTCAACACTCAATTTCTCCATACTAAAGAGTGAGTGTTTGACATGGATAGTGAATAGATGGGAGATCggtgataataataatactaattgTTGGACGAGGTAATTGTGTATAATCGGATACAAATGTGATGTAAGTGTTtaatattcatcaaagtcaaTGGTTGAATTTTTAGCCACTTTGTGCCACTAACCTTAAATTGATGAGGAAGATGATGGAgaggtattttttcttattaatgacCCTATTTTTCACTTCACGAGATATGTATTTTActtgcattttaagtatattattACAAGTATTTTCTCGATGAACTCAGTGCTAATTTTCGTTTTTTCAATTCAACAAGATCTATATTTTGcatgcattttaagtatatttttgtcatattttttattatttcaattagtttttgtgtttttaattgtgtgttatatatattttttacctAATTTGTTACTtgcattttaagtatttttttatcGTATTTTGCGATGAACTTCgcttaattttttgttttttcaatgCAGTTGAATCGTATTTTGTctacattttaagtatatttttgtgtattttttattatttcaattagtttgtgtttttaatttccattatatattttttctacctaatttgttacttgtaaatttatgcgattttgaatttgtgtttactttttatcaaagtatattttgtactatatattcggtgtatttgaagtgtatttttCTGTATGGTCACACACCGTTGTAGTGACAATCATAATcatttgacattgatatatttgcattatatttatagtatattttaagtatatcttgaatgtgttgttatttattgtggttaattttttatgttgttattttttcatgttttgttaaTGTAAAGTTTTAAGATATCTTGCGCATTCcatgaaattgatgaaaaaGCTTCTCCGTATGAGATACGACACAAATCGACAAGGCAAACCTTGAATGCATCTTTGGGATATAACTAGCAACCACAATACTCCGTCAAGGCTACCGTTGATTATGATGAGATTTTAGTAGATGTTCGCTGAGTAGATTTGTAGCACCGGAGCAGCTTTATgttttaagttgttttttttttttcctccaactttttttttgatgtataacATCACATTTTGCgtcattatttttatgaagattttaaaagaagttttatgtattttggtaATGATCAAACTTGTTGTATAGTCTAATCATAGATTTGAATTGCTCGTTtttattacatttatatttatcttgtaTAGTTCCAAAAAAATTACGAAGTGCATTTCAATATCAAGTTTGtatttaattgttaaacaccatgttttcactatattttattgatgaacGTGAGAGTTCTATGcattttctctatatattcATGGTAcacttgaattcattattgaaccATAATATCCATTTTTCGAATCTACAATatacttcaaaaattaaagaacaatttTAATACTCCTAAAATACAAACAAAATacaagttttatgaaatatattgtaaatatatttattacGAAAAATCAAATCTTACGGATACATATAATACActcaaaaatacaatcataatACTTATGATAATTATTGTGAATCAAAAGCATGTGAGTTggattaaatttttataaaatcaagttttcccatctttcttaaagttacaaaatattcaatatCTTTAGTGCACTCAATAACTAATATTTTTATAACGaacattttgatttttaataatgtaatttcattgaatatttttaataacgAACACAAAATCGATGGTCATAGGATAGTTGTATCTCAACTTGTTCTTGCAATTGTTGAATAAATCAATTGCTAAAGTGACTTATGGAAcattaaaaagagattttttttttttagttatatttttagaaaaaatatgaagagagttttgaattcaaattttatgtgaatttttAGATGTTGAATGTTTTTTATGATTAGATATGGAAAGAATGAGATGCAAGTGATTCATGGGACATTAAAAACTAGATTtgattagtttaaaaaaaaagattttccatttttaaataGGCGCAAAAAGAGGCATTATTTGCTCCGGACGTGTATTTAATTGAAATATTGTTCATTTATGCCACATTCAGACCTAAATTGTTATATATTAAAAGTAGGGGTGTATTGTAAATAATGAAGTTCGATTTTTATAACTTGTTAATCAAACCAACTAAATTGATTGGGCTTTGAGAAAATTTTaatcttttatattatttttggattttttgtcTCATGACTACTATTTGATCATCAAAACTTTTTTGACAACAGATTTTCCTAGAATCACTGTTGATGGTGGCTGAATTGAGGCTATATTGAAAGGCTAAGACCTGTGACAAAATGAAAACAAGTAGTTTGGAATAAACCTTCGGAAGGTGTGATTGAAATCAACGCTGATGGTAGTTATGATAGCACTATTGGTAAGGCTGGGATAGGAGGAATAACTAGAGATTGCAATGACGATCTCATTATGTCCTTCTCAATGGTCATCCAGTGTGGCAGTAACAATCAGGCGGAGACTATAGCAGCAAACTATGGTTGAAATGGAccttaaaaaatgattttggcaAGATTCAGCTGGAACTAGAGTCACTCATTATTGTGGACATGCTGCACTACAGGGACACTAGAAGTCTCAAACTCAGAAGGATCATTCAAGACACTATTCGAGCCATGGAGAATACTGAcatcactacaagaaagaaaacatttgagaacaaaaatttttttgttgccatagataggttattattgcaaaaagtacttttggcaacaattttttgttgttgcataaaTTTTTCGACATTGTTATTATGACACGTCTGCAATAACTTTTTTTAGTTGcattaaaagtactttttaaacaatagtcaatactatatggcaacaaaattaaattttggcaacaaaaaaaggttcatttttaaaggattcatcatatatgccaacaataaaactaagttgttgacaaatattgacttttgcccaactatattatttttgttgttaaaAGAGCTGTTgcaatttctatactttctcgTAGCAGTGATATTACCGTTGCCCATTGCTTTAGAGAAGCTAATGATGTGGTGGCTTTTTTGCTAAACGAGCCTCCTCAAGTGGAAATAGCACCTTCCGCTTCTcccaacaacaatagccaagagAAGTGAATGGTCTATTTTAACTTGACAAATGTTAACTTCCTAGCATTAGAAGGAGATATgataataataaattttttgttagttgaatattttgtatatagGCTAATATGAAAGTTGTGAAGGGTATCTTCCATATCTTTTGCAGATCGTAGATTACATTCTTATATGCCAGAGGTCAGGTCTTTGTCCCCCTCTTTCAACTATTTTCTGCATCAATTGAATGGGAATGACAAGGACCAAGCCAGGTCCATAACATCAAGGTGAAAAACAATGGCAATTTCcataggaaaaaaaatcataaaagtcAAATGAAATAAGTATTACCTCTAAAAAAAGATTAAATGTGCTTAGTTGAATAACACCATcatcaaaatttaaataagaCGATAAAAACCTTATtgtttcattatatatttaattcaagATGTCTATTTAATTCATTGCGTGTCTGTCGGTGTGTGTAAACTTTTTTTAATCTCTTCTAAGTGTGTCTATCCTCTCATTAATAGTAGtgacctttatatatatatatatatatatatatatatgtgtgtgtgtgtgtatgtgtgtgtgcgcgcgcgcttGCACTTCACGTATACTAAGTAGCATAGATGTTACTATATGTTCCTCGGATACTGGATAATCCTGTGCATTGttccacaattttttttcacttaaatTGAAGTTGGTGTATTCCATACTGATGAATCAAGGTGCTTTATTGGAAAATCGACAATGACAAAAGAATTGACATTACGTAATCAATACAGCTTCGGATTGGTACAAAATctgaataaataaacaaaaaaatcaactgGAATAAAAGGGCACTATACTTAATTTAAGCTAGACAAGTTAATTAACGTGTTGGCGTTTCAAAATCTTGTGATCATGACAGATACATGGTCAGGAATAGTTTATTggcaattaattaattaacctaagttccCATAAACAATTAATAAGACTTTGTCGTCgtgtttaattaattaattaattagctaGCCGTATTATATGAACTATTCTTTCTTATCTGCCGTGTCCCATTTTTCATCAATAGAAGGAAAGATGATGTCCATGCTAGTGTTGCTGCTACTCCCAGAATTAAACATGGCGTCCGCCATATCCACCACCGGCTGGTAGTGATCAATTTCCCTCCCATATCTACCACCGGAGGGCCCCGCACCGCCGCTGCCGGTGTTCACCACATTGCATATGCTAGCTAGTGAACCACCAGTACCATGCCCAAAATCCCTGTACAAACACGGATTTTTAGTATTAGTGGTGGGTCCAATTTAGTGTTGGCAAATGGACGGGTCAAAAATAGATTAGACAAAAACACTTAAAATATCTAATCTGCTCATATTTAATACGAATAAAAGTAGTAAAGATATTATTTcatgggattcatttttttttttttttaagaaatgaaTATTTAGAACGCATTACATTTAAATTCTGAATATGCTTATGTCCCTCATACCTTTGTATGTCAAATGAAGTACTAGTAGCGCTTGGGCCAGCTTCTCCTTGTGGCTTAATATCCATGGAAAGCCAATGCTCGCTTAAGGAGGCTGAAGTTGGTGGAGGCAACAGCAGCGGCGCCGGAGGCGGAGTTGTGGTGGTTTGATGAGTTATCTCTTCCACGGACTGAGGAGGCACGCTGCACGTGTGTTGAGATCGGTATGTTACTTCGAATACGTAAGGATCATTATCAAGGCGTTGGACTTGCTTCTTGGCTGGACAATTGTATAACTTTTGGTAGGTGCATCTATAATAAGCCCTGAAATTAAATCGTCAAAAATATTAGTATTAGTTAatggatttaacttatatacaaaTAGTGTGAAATAATTAAATTCTTATCGAGGACTTTTTACATATCATAACAAGTTGTAtgatttctattttcttttctattctaTCAAATTAAATTGATTATAGCATTCGTTGTAGGTAACTTTTACTTGATTGTGTGAAAGAGTTTTATACTGGTTGTACCATAAGTTATACTAATATATGTAGTTATTTACAAACTTTCTTTAGATGAAATACTGGGGTAGTTTTGTATGTTAAATATTCATGGTGTTCCTACCTAGGGGAAGAGTCAAGAGACGAgtatccataaaagaaaaaaattatagaaacaCCAACAAGGGGATTAAAGTAAACGGTAGTTAGATGCATGTCATTAATTCTAGAATGTGTAAGAAGTCTAAAGGGTCAAAATGTCCCACTGACTCCCAACAATGTTGTTGTATGTGGAATTCAAATTGGTCAACATATCCAATACCGTATTTTGTTTTCTACAAACAGGAAAAGTCAGTGAGAGAAAGGTCTAAAAGTGCAAGCTGATGATCAGTATTAGTACTAGACAAGAATTGTTAGCTTCTTAATTACATGGTATCTATATATATCTTTATAAAAAAGGTGACACTTCTCCACATACTTCTCATCTCATTGGTCAAAGTTAAGTTGTTCAAACTGACTGTTTCTAGCTTGTTTTCTACTTCAATTCAGAGGTCATATAATCGGCGAAATTAATGTATAAAGATGGAGTTATAATGGTTTATCTTGACCCCTTCAAATAATAAGCGCGAAGACTTGGTCCGTAGATTTTGTCGAATTTGGTTGGAtactattgaaaaaaaaaaattaaagaataagaaaaacaagcacGTACATACTATATATTAgtgaataaaaataattaattacctTGGGAACCTAGATCCAAGAATCTCTTTCTGAccatattttctccaagtatAACCATCTTCAGGTGGGAGTTCAAGATTTCCCATTCTAGGAGCAGCCATCCTCACTGTTCTTCTGTCTGTATCTCCCGTTCTGCAAGTTAcaaaaaaagcaaataaaaactATTACTGGCAGATTATGAATATTCCTCGTAGTAAGAGATTGATCATAAAAAttagagtttaagttatatacatcaTACTTGTAGATTTTTCTTACACTATTAGGTCACTGATCAAAAGATTTCTCTGAGATAAGCCTTCTTAGGACGTGGAAtttgtgatcttaaatctaCCTATTATTGTATCACAAATATGtagatttaagatcacaaaTAGGATGCGGATATCTACAGATATTTCTTGCAATATATATTAGCTAGCATCGAGTCCCTCttgtcaaaataatattccCAGATTCAAAGTAAGAACATTTTGCTGTATGAGTTAACCAACATTAGAACATGTCAATTAATAGATTTAAAGACCGGAATGAAAATCAGTATAGGAAAAATGTGGTCGATAGGAGGCACAACAACTGGATTTATTGTCGTTGCTAAAAGTTCTTTAACGATGGGATTGAAATAAGGGCGACCGGCGACCATCAGATTTTTTCCAGTCATTATTGACTAATAGCGACTGAATTAGAACCCTTAACAATCGAATTTTCTCTTTATAAACACctattttcttgtagtgataATAACGTTTCACCAATACTTAAACATTTTTCTTGGTATTTTATAAGTTTATGCTAGTACACCTACAATCGGATTCAAAATCAGAAGTACACCTGTTGCGTCTTTAGCTGATTGGGAGGAACTATACAATCAATGAAAAGAGCCGATAATATGATTACTGGCAGTGAGCATAAGCAAATACTGACGACAACTCTTATCTGGAAAGTAGAAGAGTGTTATAAGATGGTAAATCCTTCTTCCCCGAAAAGTCACCAATTGCACGCATTTCAATCAAATCCTAGCACACAAAACTATAAAATTATGCAAAAGTTCCAACTATTAATATGTTTTGAGAGAAGAAGATCATGTGAAGTCTAATAATTCGGTTATTTTTCTTCCTGAGCTTGTGGTGATTCTTTTAAAGGATCAACAAATTAAATTCTGGAACCAATACCTTTGTTCCCTCATATATGGTTTTGAAACGAAACCTGAAGTAGTCGGGGCtccaaaattaataatttgatgTCTACTTTCCTAATGTTGGATTTGATCAGCAAGATCTTTAGTTATCgttccttttatttcttcctATTTGCTAAGGAACGTCAAATGATACCTTTTCTCTTATGTTTCTTCTGAATAGTTACAAGCCATTACTTAAGCTTATGGCTAGAACACCTAATTGTGATCATGTGAACCGCTATATATATCTAGTCGTGCTAAAATAATTGTATAATACATTTCTTTGCATAAACATTATTGTCCCCACTTatgattattcttttgtattttaaagtgctaatttattaatttcaatATTGCATTATGATCTCCTTTTCTTCGTAATTTAACGATATAAACTTGGAAGAAAATCATTGTTTGTTGACATTTTTATCGTTAGTGGTGTTCTGCTATGGAGAAAGTTCTGTGGAATTTCTTTGAAAATGTCATAAAGCAGAAACTAATAtaagaatgaaaaatataaacAGTAATTATAACCTTTGTGTGCGCTCCTCTTTCCCACTGGTATTTTCACACTATAACGACTGCATGAAATAATGCACtaatttggttgttggtgtgggaggagttattcatgtattaaaattaGCATAATTATAAACATTGTCGTTATTGGTTACAAAATTGGGAAAAGATAACCTCCACGTAGAATCTAGGATAAgttataaaatattttgttgctttttttctctttttctcataAAACATATATAACATTGCTAATATAATATTtgattcatgttttcttttcggcataactaatacatgtataagctatgagataatttatgTATTAATTTATACAAGGTATATAGAAAATGAAATAACTGATCCCTGCTAACTAATCTTTACATTACCCGCATAACTAATATTTGCATAACTCTAACTACGAAGGGGTTGCTTGGCTTTGAGACAAATTATGCAAGGATTACTAATGTAAAAATTAGTTACGCAGAGCATTCAAAAGGCAATCAAACATTGCATTTTTATTGATAGATTTTTGTATAGGTATTACCATGCCTTGTATATAAAACGAATCGACTCCTAAAAGAGTAGTTTGGTTCTCGAACTAGTTATATGCTGCGCCGTGAAAATGTATTACAAGGTCGGAATTACTAATTAATACATGTATCCCTATTCCATATTCTATATAGCATAAACTTATAAAGGTATACAAAATATCGTTAGCATATATCGGTATATTAGCAATACAGGGCTTAATAAGGCTAACCAAATGTCGTATTAAGCTATACAACTTTTGTTAGTTCTTTTATACAAACGTAACTAATCAAATATTGTAGTACTACTATTTCTTACTAGATTATAATGTTTTTTGTTAATGCCAAAGTAGTGAAGTTTCTTACCTTCTTCGTTGCCTTTGAGAGGAAGAAGAACGAGCAGCTCTATTCGAATCATGAGATGCATCCATGACCTGATTCTGACCCGCCACCTGATGTTGCAACCCCATTTGATCACTTTCCGGTGGCAGCCCATGCCCGGCGAATGCTGGCATATTCTCTGCTGCATGGAACAATTCTAGTGCCTGAGTTGTTGCAGCACTACTACTCAGCCATTCTTGAACCACCTGTTGCTGATGCTGATGATGGCTCATTAATCTTTCCTTTACATTATTAAATACGGCGAGGATTTCTTCTGTTTTATTTAATATGACACCTCGTTGGTTTGCCCAGTTTGGTAAGTTGGCTTCCAGCTCTTTACCCAGTTTACACCCATAAAGGATTATAGCAGTTGTCTCATCCATGTATATATGTCCCTTTTACGAAGAGTTAACTACTTGGCTGGTATTTTTTGTTCAAAATGGTTTATGGAGGTTTTAACTTGTTCAAGACAACATAAATGGAAGTGATTTGAGGAGAATTTAAGGGGATTATCTAGGTGGGCTTGCTAGAGTAttatatatgaaaaagaagattgtgTTTTCAAAGTATTTGTATCTGTTGAACACGGTAAGTATACTAAGATTTCATAGAAGCTTAgggaaaaattattattataagaCCAAGTCATGGTCTACAAATTAGTATAAACTGAGGTTTTTTTTCTCAGGTCTACGAGAAGACTGGTCCGCATTGAAAACCAATCTTTTGGACCATATTTGGTGTTGTGAAGAATTTTCCCCAACTTTGAAGATGtgacttcctttttttttttttttttttttttttttactctataTGCAATTTATTCTCTACGAATTTGGTTGGTAATTACTCTCTCCCTCGTCcaacttatatatatgatgatggtgTTCTTTCTACTTTAACGTAACGTCCTTAAATATTTGACACCATTCTATTACATAAAATGATATTGTAAGAATTCAaatttatatgttttatatgagatttttttttttttttgtagaattaaattccaagtataaatatatattttacttaaCGTTTTTTGTTCACCACTATTACTATGTATCGAGTTTGCATTGTAATTCGTATCCAAACAAATGATATATCACATAAAACGAATTCTTCGTTAAAAATTGTTAATGACGAGGTTAGTGGATGGAttaattaaattccaaatttaaaTTTGAGGAAGGACCTTGACCCCTATATTACGATTTACGACCATCTTCTCCATCTGGAATGTTTTGATTTTGACCCTTTGCAGCAAGCCTGATTGATTCATATGGGTCCCAacttcttcttattcttcttctttgtttagaGTTAGAATGAAAAGGGACAGAGATACTATGTAGTATTATTAGGTGAAATAAAATTACAAATGGAAATGATTCGACCCTAGAGAAGTAAAGGGACATAGCTCTTTTCCTTACAA
This portion of the Lycium ferocissimum isolate CSIRO_LF1 chromosome 1, AGI_CSIRO_Lferr_CH_V1, whole genome shotgun sequence genome encodes:
- the LOC132029611 gene encoding WRKY transcription factor 55 translates to MDETTAIILYGCKLGKELEANLPNWANQRGVILNKTEEILAVFNNVKERLMSHHQHQQQVVQEWLSSSAATTQALELFHAAENMPAFAGHGLPPESDQMGLQHQVAGQNQVMDASHDSNRAARSSSSQRQRRRTGDTDRRTVRMAAPRMGNLELPPEDGYTWRKYGQKEILGSRFPRAYYRCTYQKLYNCPAKKQVQRLDNDPYVFEVTYRSQHTCSVPPQSVEEITHQTTTTPPPAPLLLPPPTSASLSEHWLSMDIKPQGEAGPSATSTSFDIQRDFGHGTGGSLASICNVVNTGSGGAGPSGGRYGREIDHYQPVVDMADAMFNSGSSSNTSMDIIFPSIDEKWDTADKKE